From a single Arachis hypogaea cultivar Tifrunner chromosome 3, arahy.Tifrunner.gnm2.J5K5, whole genome shotgun sequence genomic region:
- the LOC112790520 gene encoding serine/threonine-protein kinase RIPK, whose protein sequence is MTFMKGIWKSMLPGCYKGEYPSRKPKRVVSTKPICSQRISVSDLSFPSTTFSEDLSMSLAGTNLHVFTLAELKLITQHFSSSNFLGEGGFGPVHKGFIDDKLRHGLKPQPVAVKLLDLDGSQGHKEWLTEVVFLGQLRHPHLVKLIGYCCEEDHRLLVYEYLPRGSLENQLFRRFSASLPWSTRMKIAVGAAKGLTFLHEAEKQVIYRDFKASNILLDSDYNAKLSDFGLAKDGPEGDDTHVSTRVMGTQGYAAPEYVMTGHLTAMSDVYSFGVVLLELLTGRRSVDKSKVPREQNLVEWARPMLNDPRKLGRIMDPKLEGQYSEMGSRKAAALAYQCLSHRPRNRPTMSAVVKVLDPLQDFDDIPIGPFVYTVPNESNNNNNSGVESSFSPSPSPNKEKKSGHHHHHRHRRPHPLAKSPKSPRPHSHLNSENERHHTNRRSSSSESDSPPSHT, encoded by the exons atgacatTCATGAAAGGAATATGGAAATCAATGTTGCCGGGATGTTACAAAGGAGAGTACCCATCAAGAAAGCCGAAGAGAGTGGTTTCGACGAAGCCAATATGTTCGCAGAGGATATCAGTGAGTGACTTGAGCTTCCCAAGCACAACATTCTCGGAGGATCTGTCGATGTCGCTGGCGGGAACAAACCTGCATGTCTTCACGCTGGCTGAGCTCAAGCTCATCACTCAGCATTTCTCGTCCAGTAACTTCCTTGGCGAAGGCGGGTTCGGACCGGTTCACAAGGGCTTCATTGATGATAAGCTTAGGCATGGCCTTAAGCCTCAGCCTGTTGCTGTTAAGCTCTTGGACTTGGATGGCTCCCAAGGCCATAAAGAGTGGTTG ACTGAAGTGGTTTTCCTGGGTCAACTAAGGCATCCACACCTTGTGAAGCTGATTGGATATTGCTGTGAAGAAGATCATAGGCTTTTGGTATATGAATACTTACCAAGAGGCAGCTTAGAAAATCAACTATTTAGAA gaTTCTCAGCATCATTGCCCTGGTCAACAAGAATGAAAATTGCTGTTGGAGCTGCAAAGGGTTTAACCTTTCTCCATGAGGCAGAGAAGCAAGTCATCTATAGAGATTTCAAAGCTTCAAACATATTGTTAGACTCT GATTACAATGCAAAACTATCTGATTTTGGGTTAGCAAAGGATGGTCCTGAAGGAGATGACACCCACGTTTCAACTCGTGTTATGGGAACCCAAGGCTATGCTGCCCCGGAATATGTCATGACAg GTCACTTGACAGCAATGAGTGACGTGTACAGCTTTGGGGTAGTATTGTTAGAGCTTCTAACAGGAAGAAGATCAGTGGACAAGAGTAAGGTACCAAGGGAACAAAACCTTGTGGAATGGGCAAGGCCAATGCTCAATGACCCAAGAAAACTTGGAAGGATAATGGACCCTAAACTTGAAGGGCAGTACTCTGAAATGGGATCAAGAAAGGCTGCAGCATTGGCCTACCAATGCCTTAGCCATAGGCCCAGGAACAGGCCCACTATGAGTGCTGTTGTTAAGGTTCTTGATCCCCTTCAGGACTTTGATGATATTCCAATTGGGCCCTTTGTGTATACCGTTCCTaatgaaagtaataataataataatagtggtgttgaatcttctttttctccttctccttctcctaacAAGGAGAAGAAAAGtggacatcatcatcatcatcgtcatagGCGACCACATCCGCTTGCTAAATCACCTAAGTCACCAAGGCCACATTCACATTTAAATTCAGAGAATGAGAGACACCACACGAATAGAAGATCATCATCAAGTGAATCAGATTCTCCACCTTCGCATACATAG